The following are encoded together in the Campylobacter concisus genome:
- a CDS encoding 2-isopropylmalate synthase, with the protein MDKNKIIIFDTTLRDGEQSPGASMNTAEKLQIALQLERLGVDVMEAGFAAASPGDFDAVNQIAKQASNITVCSLARVVERDIKAAGEALAPAKNKRIHTFIATSPIHMEYKLKMSPDEVIKRAVESIKYAKTFCDDVEFSCEDACRSEMSFLKEICDAAINAGARTLNIPDTVGYLYPEEITARISEIVKFVGDRAIISVHNHNDLGMATANSLAAIKAGARQVEGTINGIGERAGNAALEEIVMAIKTRQDVFAPLYTDIISKEIYPTSRLIASIIGIEPQPNKAIVGKNAFAHESGIHQDGVLKHKETYEIISAESIGLEKNSLVLGKHSGRHAFKDKLASLGFDLDSDALNKAFEKFKELADKKKEIFDDDIRALVAEEITKIPQAYEITALLQSSGGSLASASISIKHNDEIISDSALGNGTADAIFKVVDRISGISGTLKDYKVASVSQGKDALAKVDVKVEFEGKTAVIGHGLDIDTMMASAKAYVGALNSYIRIHKN; encoded by the coding sequence ATGGATAAGAATAAAATTATAATCTTTGATACAACTTTAAGAGATGGTGAGCAAAGCCCTGGTGCATCGATGAATACAGCCGAAAAACTACAGATTGCACTTCAGCTTGAAAGGCTTGGTGTGGATGTTATGGAGGCTGGATTTGCAGCAGCAAGCCCAGGGGATTTTGATGCGGTAAACCAAATAGCAAAGCAAGCCTCAAATATCACGGTTTGCTCTCTTGCACGCGTAGTTGAGCGTGATATCAAGGCAGCTGGCGAGGCATTAGCTCCAGCTAAAAATAAGAGAATTCATACATTTATAGCGACAAGCCCAATTCATATGGAGTACAAGCTAAAAATGAGCCCAGATGAAGTAATAAAACGTGCAGTCGAGTCTATAAAATACGCAAAAACCTTTTGCGATGATGTGGAGTTTAGCTGCGAGGACGCTTGTAGAAGTGAAATGAGCTTTTTAAAAGAAATTTGTGATGCTGCCATAAATGCGGGTGCAAGAACCTTAAATATCCCTGATACAGTTGGTTATTTATATCCTGAAGAGATAACTGCTCGCATTAGTGAAATAGTAAAATTTGTAGGCGATAGAGCGATAATCTCTGTACATAATCATAATGACTTAGGCATGGCTACGGCAAACTCGTTAGCGGCTATAAAAGCTGGCGCAAGGCAGGTCGAAGGTACGATCAATGGCATAGGTGAGCGTGCTGGAAATGCTGCACTTGAAGAGATCGTGATGGCTATTAAAACTCGCCAAGACGTCTTTGCTCCACTTTATACAGACATTATCTCAAAAGAAATTTATCCAACTTCAAGACTGATTGCTAGTATTATAGGCATTGAACCTCAACCAAATAAAGCTATCGTTGGTAAAAACGCTTTTGCTCATGAGAGTGGCATACATCAAGACGGTGTGCTGAAACACAAAGAGACCTATGAGATAATTAGCGCCGAGAGCATAGGCCTTGAGAAAAATTCTCTTGTTTTAGGTAAGCATAGTGGTCGCCACGCGTTTAAAGATAAGCTTGCTAGCCTTGGATTCGACCTTGATAGCGATGCTCTTAATAAGGCATTTGAAAAATTTAAAGAGCTAGCTGATAAGAAAAAGGAGATATTTGATGATGATATCAGAGCTCTTGTGGCTGAAGAGATTACAAAAATTCCACAAGCTTATGAGATCACGGCTCTTCTTCAAAGTAGCGGCGGAAGCCTTGCGAGTGCTTCAATTAGTATAAAACACAATGATGAGATCATCAGTGACTCAGCTCTAGGAAATGGTACTGCTGATGCGATATTTAAGGTGGTTGATCGCATTAGTGGCATTAGTGGCACGCTAAAAGACTATAAAGTAGCATCCGTTTCTCAAGGTAAAGACGCACTTGCAAAGGTTGATGTAAAGGTCGAGTTTGAGGGTAAAACGGCTGTAATAGGCCATGGACTTGACATAGATACTATGATGGCAAGCGCAAAAGCCTATGTTGGCGCACTAAATAGCTACATTCGCATACACAAAAACTAA